CAGCTTGGCCTGGATAAAGGCGCGCAGGTTTCCGGGGGTCCGGTGCTCCACGGAAAAAACCAGGTGGAGTTGGTTGTTGTGCTTGATGATCATGCCCGGACGCATTTGTGTGGCGGGAATCGCCATAAAAAGAAAGCTCCTTGATTTTGCTGCTCTTAGGATTCGAATGCCGGTCCACAGCAGGGAATGTGTCTGCTCTCAGGGGGACCTATGGCCCAATCTTGATTGTATCGCAGAGCTATCGAACCCGAAGAGGCTTCCCACTTACGGAGGTTGCAGGTTACGTCGGGCGCAGCTCCAGCCTGGACGGGAATGTCAGGCGCGCCATCGACATCCAGGAGGACGACAAGGTCGATGAGGCGGCCTTGAAGGAACTCATCTGCGCTGCTGTGGCGCTCAATCTCAGTGGCAAGAGCAAGCCGAAGCCCCGGCGAGTGAGCGGCAAGCGGGCCGACTAGCTTCATCGCAGGCCCGGCCCATATCTTCTCGCGTAGGGGGAACGCGTAGGTACGGCCTCTTCGCGGAAGCGCCTACTTGCCGAAGATGTGCGAGAAGAAGTGGCCGACACGATGGAAGAAGCCGCCATTTTCCGCGGGCGACTTCTTTTCCGGAGCAACGGCCCGGGCCGTCTCCGTTGTCTTGGACTCGACGGGGGTTGCCACCAATCCTGTACCCGGTGGCTGCGTCTCCGCTCCCGCCGCGCCTGCGGCTGCCAGGTCTGCCGGATCGCCCGCCTTGCCTGTAGTGCCGTTATAGGTCAGAGGAACTGTAACCATTGCATGCACTTCTCCGGTTGGCGGTGCTGCTTTGGCGGGAGGTGCGGCCAGGCCCTCGCTGACGGCCAGGGGAAACGCTGTATCCGCCGGTGTGGACGAGGGACCTCCCACGCGTGCGCCCGGAGTTGCCGGTGTGTCGCTGCTGGTTCCGGCGCTGGCGAGCGAAACCTCTGGGGGACACCCACAGGCTTCCTTTTCGTTGTCCACCACGTCGCGCAGGCTGCCATGCTCGAACAATACCCGCTGGTTGGGCTGTACGCGATATACCCCGTTATCGAACAGGCTGCTCACGGTCACGTAGGGAGCGCTGTCGCCATGATTGTCCACGCAGGTGTCGCCCTTGGTATTCACCCGCACACTCACGTTGGCCGTTCCCGGGCCCGAGAGCAGGATGCGGAAGTCGGGAGTCATCAGCACATCGGAATACTTGCCGGTGATGTAGTTTGCCTCCAGCGCGCCGCGATCCAGGGCCATCATCAGGGCTGACGAGTCTGCTTTTTCCACGCTGCTGTCTTTGGAGAGGTGCACAGTCGTCGTCGGGCACAGACGAAGCTCGCCGCCGCGCGTGAGGGAGATTGTGACGGTGTCCTCGCCTGCGGAAACCGTGCTGCCGTTGCCCAGCAGCATCTCGCCTGCATGCATATCCATCGCGCCGGAGACCTTGACCTCGCGCGCCGTCGTGCGGCCAATAGGCTGCTGCGCCTCTCCGAGTAAAGAGGAGGCAGCAGCTAGTGCTCCAAGCATGCATGCTCGCGAAATATGCAATGGACTATTGCTCCTATCGCTTCCTGTCGCTCCCTATCGCTTCACGAAGACGTCATAGCTCCAGAAAATTTCGGATCAACTGCTTGCCGTTTGCCGTCAGCACGCTCTCCGGGTGGAACTGCACTCCCTCCACCGGATATTTGCGATGGCGCAGGCCCATGATGATCGAGCTGCCATCCGGCGATGCCGTGCGTGCGGAGATCTCCAGCTCAGCAGGCAATCCTTCTTCTGCCACAATCAGCGAGTGGTACCGGGTGCAGGTCATCGGGCTGGGGATTCCGGCGAAGATTGTTCTGCTGTCGTGCTCCACTTCGCTGGTCTTGCCGTGCATTAATTGCGGAGCGCGAACCACCTTGCCCCCGAAGGCAGCGCCAATCGCCTGATGCCCCAGGCACACCCCAAGAATCGGAACCTTGCCGGCAAAGTGACGGATGAGCGGAATGCTGATGCCCGCCTCCTGCGGAGTGCACGGTCCTGGCGACAGCAGGATGCGCTCCGGCGCGAGCGCTTCTACGTCCTCCACCGTCAACTCATCGTTACGGCGGATGACCATCTCAGCGCCCATCTCCCCCATGTACTGCACAAGGTTGTAGGTAAACGAATCGTAATTGTCGAGGACGAAGACCATCCCCTTCAGTGTAGCGCGGCGAGAGCCCGGAAACGCAAAACGGGCGGCTGGTTGGCCGCCCGCGTATCGCCCTCGGGAAACGGGCTCAGTGGTACAGATGCGAGAGTCCCGGCAGCGATGGAGTGCTCTCCATCTGCACCGCCTTCAATTCATAAGGGTTCAGGCCCAGCGAACGCAGGATCGTCGGCGCTACCTGGCGGGTATCGACGGCTTCCTTGATCACCCGCGGCGCAAGTCCGGGGTACGAGACCAGCAGGCCAATGCTCGTATCGTCGAGTGAAAAGCCGCCATGCTCGGCGATCTTCGACGTGCTCTTGGTGTAGATAACGCCCAGTTCCGGCTGCACGATGATGTCCGGCGTGCGGCTGTCCTTGCTGGGGTCGTTGAACATCAACTGAAGCGTGTTGCCGGAGTAGATCTTCTCCGCGTGGATGGCTGCCTGGTTCTGTTGCAGGATATCGGCGTCGGTTTCCGTCTGGCTCGCGTCGGTCAGCCAGATGAGCGAAATATCGTCGGTCGTCTCCTGCGCAACGGTGCTGCCGAGGAAGCTGCCCGGAACCTTGACCCCGGTGTTCCTCGTTTGCAGGCGGCTCTTATCGATCGGGCTCTGGCCGTGCTTGGTCGCGAGGATGATCGCCGTGTTCTGGTAAATTCCCTGTGTCTTCAGGGCATTGATGAACATCCCCAGATCGCTGTCTGCGTGCGCCAGCGCTTTGCCCAGCTCCGCGCTCGGCGTTCCAATTTCGTCGATGTAGCCGCCGTTGATCACCTTCTGGCCGACGCTGATCTCCTGGAAGTTCGATCCGAAAACAGTCGGCACACCCACCCAGTTCTTGCCGGTGTAGTCGTAGCCGCGAATCCAGTTCAGCACCGCATCGCGCTTCAGATCGTCGTACTTGATGCACTCGTCCACGCTGGAGGTCGCGATGGAGTTGTTGGCTGCAACCTCCGGGCTGTAATACTCGTCCAGACCTTTGCCGCTGGGGCCATAGAGGATTGTGTAGGCACCCACATGCTTGTCGGACCATGCCGTCAATCCGCCGTGCGCCTTGACCACCTCAAACACGTTGTTTACGCGGCTGTACTGCCAGGGATAGACGGGCGCGCAGCCATTCGCCGGATCGCGGGGCAAGCGGTCTTCGTTGATGCCGCCACCGCCATCGATGGCATTCATGTTCTTATCGATGCTTTCGTCCATTACGACTTCGGTGCCGATCACCGTGCAGTTCTTGTCGCCCAGGGGATTGCCATCGGCATCCACCAGCGGCGGGGAGTACTTGCGGTCATAAGCGTCGTCATACCAGACACCGGTTGAGTTCGGCGAACCGCCGGTCAGAGGCGCAAGAATTCCGGGGAAGCTATCGGAAGGCTTCGAAGTAGAGGCATTGGAGTAGCGAACCCCATGCCGCGCCAGATCGGCGAACGCCGACGCCGGGTGAGACTGGATGTAGTTGGCAAGATCGATGGCGTGCAGCCCATCGAAGCTCAGCACCAGCACGTGCTTGACCTCAGTTGAAGCGCCGGACTCGTTCTCGTCTGCCAGCGCCGGCGTGTGAGCCGCGGCTAGGAGCATAGCTCCGAGGGCTGCGGCGGAAGCGATCTGTTTCCAGGAAGAAAAGGGCACCATCATGGGGAAAACTCCTTTTTCTGAAGAAGCGATGCAGCCCGCGAAGATCTTCTGCGCAGGTCAGCCAGATGGAACTCTAGGTTCTCCATGTTTTCAATGTTGTTAATACATAGTGAATAAATAGAATTGCGGAACCCCACATGGAGAAACCTCGTGAAATGCACACGAACCCATGCCAATTGCAACTATCGAATTACGGGAACTTCCCACGGGCAGTTGCGTATGAGAGGAAATGGAAAATCTGCGCTTGTACCCTGCCACTTTCCGGCAGGCGACGAAATGGGCGTTGTACGCAGCCATCGCTATGCCCGTTGTGTACTTTGGGACGCAGTTGGTTGCCGCGCCCTATTACCCGGGATATAGCTTCTCGCGGGACACGGCGAGCATGCTGGGAACGACGGACTCTCAGCATCCCTGGATATTCAACCTGGGGGCGGTGCTGACCGGAGTGGCTGGATTGGCCGGAGCGCTTGGGCTTTTCCAGGCCTTAAAGACAAAGACCTGGACGGCGCTGGCGGCGCTTGTAGCACTATCCGTTGTAGCCAATGGCGTCCTTTCATTGAAGGCCGGAATGTTTCCTATGCCCGATCCACGGCACGCTTCGTGGCAATTTCTAATGCCAGTGATCCTCATTGCGCCACTGCTGTTGCTGATCGCCTTATGGTGGCAGGGCGCTACTCTAAGGACATATCTGCTTTGTAACATCGTCGCGCTCGGATTGATTTTGCCGATGATGATGCACAGGGTGGCTCCGATTTTTGCGGAAGGAACGATGCGGCGGTTATTTGCGTTGCTGGTATTTGTACCGATCGGGGTGGCAGGGTATGCTCTGGTACAGTCGAGTGACTAGGACGCGTTCACACGCGCAATCGCCTCCGGTCTGAGCGACCACAGCGCTGAATGGAGAAGAGATATGGCTATTACCGTGATTCTTTCGCTGTTCGCCGTCTTCTTTACGCTCATCCTCTGGGCTACCCACAACTCAGGCCATAACCACAACTCCGATGGCGGCGACTTCTAACCCGGTATCTCTGGCAGAGAGCTCTGCGCAGTGGACCTAATGCGCCGGTCAGCAAAAGAAAGCGCGGGGAGAGAGTGTGCTCTGCCCGCGCCCCGTATGTTGTTTTTGTATCTGTAGCAGTTACTATTTCTTAATCTAGTTGCCGCGCGCCCGCTCAATAGCTCGCACTACGGCCTGGGCCTTATTGACGGATTCCTGGTACTCATTCTCCGGGGAGGAGTCGGCGACGATTCCGGCTCCGGCCTGGATATACCCCTTCTTCCCCTGCAGCAGCATCGAGCGGATGGCGATGCAGGAGTCGAGGTTGCCGGAGTAGTCGGCATAGAGGATCGCGCCGCCGTAGACGCCGCGCCGCGTCGGCTCCAGTTCTTCGATGATCTCCATCGCGCGGATCTTGGGCGCGCCGGAGAGAGTCCCCGCGGGAAAGCATGCGCGGAAGGCGTCGACCGGTGTCAGGTCCCGGCGCAGCTCGCCTTCGATGCTGCTCACCATGTGCATCACGTGGGAGTAGCGCTCGACAAACATCAGGTCCTTTACTTTGACGCTGCCGTACTCGCTGACGCGGCCGACATCGTTGCGCCCCAGGTCCACCAGCATGACGTGCTCGGCGCATTCCTTCTCGTCGCCCAGCATCTCCGCCTCAATGCGGCGGTCCTCCTCTTCTTCCTCGGATCGCGGACGTGTTCCGGCAATTGGCCGATACTCGACGGTACGGTCATGCACGCGCACAAGCAGCTCTGGCGACGAGCCCAGAATATGGGTCGGCTGCGCAGCCTTTCCGGCTTTCCCATTGAGATCGAGCCGCAGGAAGTACATGTAAGGAGAGGGATTGACGATGCGCAGCGAGCGATACACCGAGAAAGGGTCCACATCCGGCTGCACGTCAAAGCGCTGCGAAAGCACGGCCTGAAAGATGTCGCCTGCCGCAATATATTCTTTCGTTTTCGCGATCGCGGAGAGGAACTGCTTCTTCGGCGTGCGATGAACAATCTTGAGCTTGCCCTTCGAGCGGGTGCGCGGCGCCCGTGGCAAAGGCCTGGCCAGGCTGCGCTCCAGCCGCTTCAGACGTGTGATGGCCTGGGCATATGCCGCCAGCGGCTTCGTGCGGGTCAGATCCGCCGTCACCACCAGCAGAATTTGTTTCTTCACATGATCGAATGCCAGCACCTCGTCGAAGAACAGGAAGCAGGCATCGGGCAGCCCCAGGTCGTCTTCCGCGAGCGAAGGCAATTTCTCAATCTGGCGCACGACGTCATAGGAGAAAAAGCCGACCGCGCCCGCCGTGAAGGGAGGCAGCGCGCTGATTCTCGCCGGCTTGTGGCCGCTCAACGATTCCTTGAGCAACTCGAAGATATCGCCCTCAACGGTACGGGTACGCTTGCCCTCTGTAATCCGCACCGAGGTGCCGTACGAAACCATCTTGCGGAATGGCCGGATTCCAATGAAGGTGTAGCGGCCCACCTTCTCGCCGCCTTCCACTGACTCCAGCAGAAAGCAATTCGGCTCGTCCGCGGCGATGCGCAGAAAGGCGGAAACCGGCGTCTCCAGGTCTGCCGTCAGGGTGCGATAGACAGGAACCAGGGTGTGCGTACGAGCGAGGCGCAGAAAATCCGTGCGTGTTGGATGGATGAAATTGCTGTGCTGCATCTGGAGCCAATGTTACAACGGTCCAGCGCAATCCAAAAGACGCTCCTTCCTCGGGATGCCAATCATGCAGCAGGGATTGCACTCGCGTGGTCCGTGGGAAAGAGACGGATTCTGTGGCATGTTCTATCGACAGGATCGAAAAGGAATCGCGGCGGATGATGCTTTTTGATCTGCTCCAATTCCCGTGGCTCACCCGGGGAGTCTCCGGCATATCTAATATCCGTTGCGTCTATGAGGAGCGGCGATGGCGTGGACTGCATGGCTCATTTCCGCGTTGGGTACAGTTCGTCCGGTACCTCAAGAGTGACCCGTTTGTGGCAGGATCCAGGGATTTACCTTGTTGCTCTGTTTTCTCTGGCGGGCCTATACTCTGTGAGTTTGGCCCGAGGGTGGCTGGCCCTCGTCAAACCCTGCCGGAAAATGCGATAGAGACCGCAAAGTCCGGCGCGAAAGTGAGGATGTTTCGTGTGAGTCTAGTTCCTGCCGCTCATCTCGGCGATTGCGACGATTCGCCATCGAGGGATGTTCGGTCCACAAGTGAACCCGAAACCTGGAGAATTTGTTTATGGCAACCATGAC
This window of the Acidisarcina sp. genome carries:
- a CDS encoding DUF998 domain-containing protein — its product is MENLRLYPATFRQATKWALYAAIAMPVVYFGTQLVAAPYYPGYSFSRDTASMLGTTDSQHPWIFNLGAVLTGVAGLAGALGLFQALKTKTWTALAALVALSVVANGVLSLKAGMFPMPDPRHASWQFLMPVILIAPLLLLIALWWQGATLRTYLLCNIVALGLILPMMMHRVAPIFAEGTMRRLFALLVFVPIGVAGYALVQSSD
- a CDS encoding alkaline phosphatase family protein translates to MMVPFSSWKQIASAAALGAMLLAAAHTPALADENESGASTEVKHVLVLSFDGLHAIDLANYIQSHPASAFADLARHGVRYSNASTSKPSDSFPGILAPLTGGSPNSTGVWYDDAYDRKYSPPLVDADGNPLGDKNCTVIGTEVVMDESIDKNMNAIDGGGGINEDRLPRDPANGCAPVYPWQYSRVNNVFEVVKAHGGLTAWSDKHVGAYTILYGPSGKGLDEYYSPEVAANNSIATSSVDECIKYDDLKRDAVLNWIRGYDYTGKNWVGVPTVFGSNFQEISVGQKVINGGYIDEIGTPSAELGKALAHADSDLGMFINALKTQGIYQNTAIILATKHGQSPIDKSRLQTRNTGVKVPGSFLGSTVAQETTDDISLIWLTDASQTETDADILQQNQAAIHAEKIYSGNTLQLMFNDPSKDSRTPDIIVQPELGVIYTKSTSKIAEHGGFSLDDTSIGLLVSYPGLAPRVIKEAVDTRQVAPTILRSLGLNPYELKAVQMESTPSLPGLSHLYH
- a CDS encoding aminodeoxychorismate/anthranilate synthase component II, yielding MVFVLDNYDSFTYNLVQYMGEMGAEMVIRRNDELTVEDVEALAPERILLSPGPCTPQEAGISIPLIRHFAGKVPILGVCLGHQAIGAAFGGKVVRAPQLMHGKTSEVEHDSRTIFAGIPSPMTCTRYHSLIVAEEGLPAELEISARTASPDGSSIIMGLRHRKYPVEGVQFHPESVLTANGKQLIRNFLEL
- the trpE gene encoding anthranilate synthase component I produces the protein MQHSNFIHPTRTDFLRLARTHTLVPVYRTLTADLETPVSAFLRIAADEPNCFLLESVEGGEKVGRYTFIGIRPFRKMVSYGTSVRITEGKRTRTVEGDIFELLKESLSGHKPARISALPPFTAGAVGFFSYDVVRQIEKLPSLAEDDLGLPDACFLFFDEVLAFDHVKKQILLVVTADLTRTKPLAAYAQAITRLKRLERSLARPLPRAPRTRSKGKLKIVHRTPKKQFLSAIAKTKEYIAAGDIFQAVLSQRFDVQPDVDPFSVYRSLRIVNPSPYMYFLRLDLNGKAGKAAQPTHILGSSPELLVRVHDRTVEYRPIAGTRPRSEEEEEDRRIEAEMLGDEKECAEHVMLVDLGRNDVGRVSEYGSVKVKDLMFVERYSHVMHMVSSIEGELRRDLTPVDAFRACFPAGTLSGAPKIRAMEIIEELEPTRRGVYGGAILYADYSGNLDSCIAIRSMLLQGKKGYIQAGAGIVADSSPENEYQESVNKAQAVVRAIERARGN